The following proteins come from a genomic window of Nostoc sp. ATCC 53789:
- a CDS encoding cytochrome P450 — protein sequence MKPLDSLTTPALLQTLQLIAQPTKTLEKYAAKYGDIFTMRVMGLKSPPIVFFSYPQAISDCFAIPAHKLDFKKATHVFKPLFGENSIVFQEARSHQQQRQLLLPAFHGDNLKSYGQAICQITEELTQSWTSGTDICIHQLMSHITLEIILQVVFGITHGVRYQQLKEQLSSLLEDVTKPWYSSLFFFPLLQQDLGAWSPWGIFLKRREQIDKLIYAEISERRWQNDAACTDILSMLMSARDVNGQQMTDQELRDQLVSLLLLGYETTSGVLAWIFYLIHSHPEVKHRLMQELNTLDNLTNPEAITQLPYLTAVCQETLRIHPIALICTPRMVKEPVEIMGHKFTSETVLVPCIHLAHRRTDTYPKPEQFRPERFLNQKFSPYEYLPFGGGYRGCIGAAFSMYKLKLVTAIILSRFELSLTDKRPVHPVRRGITIVPSGGVKMVVTKKAKFKRQTILST from the coding sequence ATGAAACCTCTTGATAGTCTAACCACACCAGCGTTGCTGCAAACTCTGCAATTAATTGCTCAACCCACAAAAACTTTAGAAAAGTATGCTGCGAAGTACGGTGATATTTTCACAATGCGGGTAATGGGTTTAAAGTCGCCACCAATAGTATTTTTTAGCTATCCCCAAGCAATTAGTGATTGTTTTGCCATCCCTGCACACAAGTTAGATTTTAAGAAAGCAACCCATGTGTTTAAACCCTTATTTGGAGAGAATTCTATTGTATTTCAAGAAGCGCGATCGCACCAACAACAACGGCAGCTATTATTACCAGCATTTCATGGCGATAATTTAAAATCTTATGGACAAGCAATTTGCCAAATTACTGAAGAACTTACACAAAGTTGGACATCAGGTACAGATATTTGTATACACCAATTAATGTCACATATCACTTTAGAAATTATCTTACAAGTGGTATTTGGTATTACTCATGGTGTGCGTTACCAACAATTAAAAGAACAATTGAGTTCTTTATTAGAAGACGTAACTAAACCTTGGTATTCTAGCTTGTTTTTCTTTCCTTTGCTGCAACAAGATTTAGGCGCATGGAGTCCTTGGGGAATTTTCTTAAAAAGACGAGAGCAAATTGACAAACTCATCTATGCAGAAATTTCTGAAAGACGTTGGCAAAATGATGCTGCGTGTACAGATATTCTCAGTATGCTGATGTCAGCACGTGACGTAAATGGCCAACAGATGACAGATCAGGAATTACGCGATCAACTAGTTTCATTATTGCTGTTAGGTTATGAAACTACATCTGGTGTATTAGCCTGGATATTTTATTTAATTCACTCTCATCCAGAGGTTAAACATCGGCTAATGCAAGAACTAAATACCTTGGACAATCTCACAAATCCTGAAGCGATTACACAATTACCTTATCTCACCGCCGTCTGTCAAGAAACACTGCGAATTCATCCTATTGCTTTAATTTGCACACCACGAATGGTAAAAGAACCAGTGGAAATTATGGGGCATAAATTTACATCAGAAACAGTTTTAGTTCCATGTATTCATTTAGCACATCGCCGAACAGACACTTACCCAAAACCAGAACAGTTTCGTCCAGAAAGATTCCTCAACCAAAAATTTTCACCTTACGAATATTTACCCTTTGGTGGAGGTTATCGCGGTTGCATTGGTGCAGCCTTTTCTATGTATAAACTAAAATTAGTAACAGCCATAATATTATCTCGCTTTGAATTAAGCCTTACTGATAAACGTCCAGTGCATCCAGTCCGTCGTGGTATTACAATTGTCCCTAGCGGCGGTGTAAAAATGGTTGTTACTAAAAAAGCAAAATTTAAAAGACAAACAATACTTTCTACTTGA
- a CDS encoding DUF2993 domain-containing protein: protein MPDEHRLEEKFLSQEAERRISEKLDDAEKIEIDVQTDLLKIVQGQADGVSVVGQGLVIQEDIRVQEIQLQTDSISINPFSALLGQIELTEPVNTIARIILTETDINRTLASDFVSSQMQNFDLDVDGKIVSFEAQKIEIFLPGDGKIECKGRVLLKERGNTRPLAYTAIARPRTHSQPAMLESFNCTEGGGISIELVTALMQKAKELMNIPYFKWEDMVFHIKDITVEIGSLILMVETQVRQIPSSSILPSS from the coding sequence ATGCCTGATGAGCATCGGTTGGAGGAAAAATTTTTATCCCAGGAAGCTGAAAGAAGAATATCTGAAAAGCTAGATGACGCGGAAAAAATAGAAATAGATGTACAAACCGATCTGTTAAAAATAGTTCAGGGACAAGCGGATGGAGTTTCGGTTGTAGGACAAGGATTAGTAATCCAAGAAGATATTCGCGTACAAGAAATACAACTGCAAACAGATAGTATTTCCATCAATCCTTTCAGCGCTCTTTTGGGTCAAATAGAACTCACTGAACCAGTCAATACCATAGCTCGTATTATACTTACAGAAACCGATATTAACCGCACCTTGGCATCAGACTTTGTTAGCAGCCAGATGCAAAATTTTGATTTGGATGTAGACGGTAAAATTGTGAGTTTTGAGGCCCAAAAAATTGAGATATTTTTACCTGGTGATGGGAAAATAGAATGTAAGGGAAGAGTGCTGTTAAAAGAGAGGGGAAATACTCGCCCTTTGGCTTACACTGCGATCGCACGTCCACGCACACATTCACAACCCGCGATGCTGGAAAGTTTTAACTGCACTGAGGGAGGAGGAATTTCTATAGAATTAGTTACAGCTTTAATGCAGAAAGCAAAAGAATTAATGAACATACCATATTTTAAATGGGAAGATATGGTGTTTCATATTAAAGATATAACAGTAGAAATTGGTAGTTTAATACT